The following proteins are encoded in a genomic region of Pyrus communis chromosome 11, drPyrComm1.1, whole genome shotgun sequence:
- the LOC137708514 gene encoding ribosome biogenesis protein WDR12 homolog produces MDADGNSEEPSLLVLVRFKTDLGQPYKVPESSISIPASLTRLGLSTVVNNLITSGNPDWESEPFDFLIKNELVRMSLEKFLLAKNISAERILEIEYIRAVVPRKEEEPSLHNEWVSAVDGSSPRFFLTGCYDGLGRVWKAPGACTHILEGHSGPVTSVSIINPKGGESVTVAAASKDRTLRLWKFNAEETRKNPLRIRAFKILHGHTAAVQSVAAQTSGNMVCSGSWDSTINLWQTNEPDAEGDTVSTKKRKKIGQEKELQLEGEAVSSLVGHTQCVSSVKWPEPKTIYSASWDHSIKEWNVERGTATSTIYHDKVLNCIDIGGEGSALIAAGGSDPIVRVWDPRKPGTSASIKTFSSHTSWVTACKWHDKSPFHLVSASHDGKVMLWDTRTAWPLFIFDSHKDKALCADWWKGDTVLSGGADFKLCMTSGVSVL; encoded by the exons ATGGACGCCGACGGAAATTCCGAAGAGCCGTCGCTGTTGGTCCTCGTCCGCTTCAAAACGGACCTCGGCCAGCCCTACAAAGTTCCAGAATCCTCCATATCCATCCCCGCCAGTCTCACCCGCTTGGGCCTCTCCACCGTCGTCAACAACCTCATTACATCAG GAAACCCTGATTGGGAATCGGAGCCTTTCGATTTCCTTATCAAGAATGAGCTGGTTCGGATGTCGCTTGAAAAGTTCCTTCTTGCCAAGAACATTTCCGCG GAGAGGATATTGGAGATAGAATATATACGGGCTGTGGTCCCACGGAAAGAAGAAGAACCTTCTTTACACAATGAATGGGTTAGTGCAGTTGATGGTTCTAGTCCCAG GTTCTTTTTGACAGGCTGCTATGATGGCTTGGGAAG GGTGTGGAAAGCCCCTGGGGCATGTACACATATACTGGAAGGACACAGTGGACCTGTTACTTCAGTTAGTATAATCAATCCAAAAG GTGGAGAAAGTGTTACCGTAGCTGCTGCTTCGAAAGATCGGACACTGAGGCTGTGGAAG TTCAATGCAGAAGAGACCCGAAAAAATCCTTTGAGGATAAGAGcattcaaaattttacatggacATACAGCTGCTGTTCAAAGTGTTGCTGCTCAGACGTCTGGAAACATG GTATGTTCAGGCTCTTGGGATTCCACTATCAATTTATGGCAGACAAATGAGCCTGATGCAGAAGGTGATACTGTGTCaacaaagaagagaaaaaagatTGGTCAAGAAAAGGAATTGCAGTTGGAG GGGGAGGCTGTTTCTTCTCTAGTAGGTCATACACAATGTGTATCTTCTGTAAAGTGGCCGGAGCCTAAAACAATCTATTCTGCATCATGGGACCATTCTATTAAAGAGTGGAATGTTGAGAGAGGCACAGCCACGTCGACAATA TACCATGATAAAGTACTCAACTGCATTGATATTGGAGGTGAAGGTTCTGCTTTGATTGCTGCTGGTGGTTCTGACCCCATTGTTAGGGTATGGGATCCTCGTAAACCAG gAACTTCTGCTTCTATCAAAACTTTCTCATCTCACACTTCTTGGGTTACGGCATGCAAGTGGCATGACAAGTCTCCGTTTCATTTAGTCTCTGCATCTCATGATGGAAAAGTTATGCTGTGGGATACGAGAACTGCT TGGCCCTTGTTTATCTTTGATTCACACAAGGACAAG GCACTCTGCGCCGACTGGTGGAAAGGTGATACTGTGCTTAGTGGGGGTGCAGATTTCAAGCTTTGCATGACGTCCGGGGTTTCTGTGCTGTGA
- the LOC137709241 gene encoding uncharacterized protein, translated as MTEMKSCRNLFCTPHWLCKSRTSIFSSMDDSNDTFTDVVDTLGSSEVLNIEEDELITARNGLLEAQAKQEATEKERDQLLEELACSEGKEHEYVASILHDKELAIAQLEAAKSRFHQKLRESVEEKFSLESKLVLAKQDAVELVVQVEKLAEIAFQQATSHILEDAQMRVSAAETTAAEAAYQIEKQIKEVTKGSILSIVEQSKLAIEKALDVAEKAGEHASKAVLEYTEGMSPLDELASLQSKNMMLQGAVNDLESQSLLTRLDIDRLKLELQKTHAHANAFELRANDAEKSLLEFQESSRKNTLQKEEEIMSLLEKMKKDSSERKKSSSKAFKAELQSIMDAIGAAKEMARSKDDAYLRRCEALQRSLKASEATTKMWRQRGEMAESLLLKERPLGDGDEDSIYVVNGGRIDLLTDDDSLKWKLLSDGPRREIPQWMARKIRTIRPRFPPRKIDVAEASSSKFRCLNLPKPDEVWSIAQEKPKEGDTLIEHVREKETIQKKRKALEHVLQRKTIQWQSTEEQTKLEPGTGTGHEIVFQGFNWESWRKQWYLDLAPKAADLSKIGVTAVWLPPPTESVAPQGYMPSDLYNLNSSYGTVDELKHCIQEMHSHDLLALGDVVLNHRCAHKQSPNGIWNIFGGKLAWGPEAIVCDDPNFQGQGNPSSGDMFHAAPNIDHSKDFVRNDIKELLNWLRSDIGFDGWRLDFVRGFSGTYVKEYIEASVPAFAIGEYWDSLDYENGNLCYNQDAHRQRIVNWINATGGTSSAFDVTTKGILHSALHNQYWRLIDPQGKPTGVLGWWPSRAVTFLENHDTGSTQGHWPFPRDKLTQGYAYVLTHPGTPVIFYDHLYDFGLHDILTELIDARRRAGIHCRSSVKIYHANNEGYVAQIGDTLVMKLGDFDWNPSKENHLEGSWQTFVDKGSDYKLWARQ; from the exons ATGACCGAAATGAAATCGTGCAGGAACCTTTTCTGCACGCCACATTGGTTATGTAAATCAAGAACAAGTATTTTTTCAAGCATG GATGATTCCAATGACACTTTTACCGACGTGGTTGATACTTTAGGAAGTAGTGAAGTGTTGAATATAGAAGAAGATGAATTAATCACAGCTAGAAATGGTCTTTTGGAGGCCCAAGCTAAACAAGAAGCCactgagaaagagagagatcaaTTGCTTGAAGAGTTGGCCTGTTCCGAGGgaaaagaacatgaatatgttGCTAGCATATTGCACGACAAGGAATTGGCTATTGCACAACTCGAGGCAGCCAAGTCGCGGTTCCATCAGAAGCTGCGGGAATCTGTTGAAGAGAAGTTCAGCTTAGAATCTAAGTTAGTTCTTGCAAAACAGGATGCGGTTGAACTTGTGGTGCAAGTAGAAAAGTTAGCGGAAATTGCTTTCCAGCAGGCCACATCTCACATTCTAGAAGATGCCCAGATGAGAGTTTCAGCAGCAGAAACTACAGCTGCTGAAGCAGCTTATCAGATCGAAAAACAAATTAAGGAGGTGACAAAAGGTAGTATATTGTCAATTGTGGAACAGTCAAAACTTGCAATAGAGAAGGCACTGGATGTGGCGGAAAAAGCTGGTGAGCATGCATCAAAAGCAGTATTAGAATATACTGAAGGTATGAGTCCACTGGATGAGCTTGCTTCCCTCCAGTCAAAAAATATGATGTTACAGGGTGCCGTAAATGATTTAGAATCTCAGTCGTTGCTTACAAGACTTGACATTGATAGGTTGAAGTTGGAGTTGCAAAAGACCCATGCACATGCAAATGCGTTTGAGCTCCGAGCTAATGATGCTGAGAAATCATTGCTTGAATTTCAGGAATCAAGCAGGAAAAATACTCTCCAGAAAGAGGAGGAAATTATGTCTTTGttggagaaaatgaagaaagattcatcagaaagaaagaagtcTTCTTCCAAGGCTTTCAAGGCTGAGTTGCAAAGCATTATGGATGCTATTGGTGCTGCCAAAGAAATGGCACGTTCGAAGGATGACGCATACTTGAGAAGATGTGAAGCACTGCAAAGATCATTGAAGGCATCTGAAGCTACTACAAAGATGTGGAGACAGAGAGGAGAAATGGCAGAATCATTGTTGTTGAAGGAAAGACCGCTGGGTGATGGGGATGAAGATtccatttatgttgttaatggTGGACGGATAGATCTTTTGACAGATGATGATTCACTGAAATGGAAACTTTTAAGTGATGGTCCTCGCCGAGAGATACCTCAATGGATGGCTAGGAAAATTCGTACTATCCGTCCCAGGTTCCCACCAAGAAAGATCGATGTAGCTGAAGCCTCCAGTTCAAAGTTCAGATGTTTGAACTTGCCCAAACCTGATGAAGTATGGTCTATAGCTCAGGAAAAGCCAAAGGAGGGTGATACACTTATTGAGCATGTGCGTGAGAAAGAAACAATACAAAAGAAACGAAAAGCTCTGGAGCACGTTCTTCAGAGGAAGACCATACAATGGCAGAGCACCGAGGAACAAACAAAGTTAG AGCCAGGAACTGGAACCGGACATGAAATCGTG tttcaaggcttcaattgGGAAAGCTGGAGAAAGCAGTGGTACCTGGACTTAGCTCCTAAAGCTGCTGATTTATCAAAAATTGGGGTAACGGCAGTGTGGTTGCCACCACCAACAGAATCTGTTGCTCCTCAAG GTTATATGCCTTCTGACCTGTACAATTTGAACTCATCGTATGGTACCGTGGATGAACTTAAACACTGCATTCAGGAAATGCATTCCCACGATCTTCTG GCCCTGGGAGATGTTGTCCTAAATCATAGATGTGCACATAAACAG AGTCCAAATGGCATTTGGAACATTTTTGGTGGGAAGCTTGCTTGGGGGCCTGAAGCAATTGTTTGCGATGATCCAAATTTTCAGGGCCAAGGAAATCCTTCTAGTG GGGATATGTTCCATGCAGCACCCAATATTGATCATTCGAAGGACTTTGTAAGAAATGACATAAAGGAGTTGCTAAATTGGCTTCGAAGTGATATTGGTTTTGATGGATGGCGCCTTGACTTTGTAAG AGGCTTTTCGGGTACCTATGTAAAAGAATATATTGAAGCTTCGGTTCCTGCATTTGCTATTGGAGAATATTGGGACAGCTTAGATTATGAAAATGGAAATTTGTGCTACAATCAAG ATGCTCACCGGCAACGAATTGTTAATTGGATCAATGCCACAGGCGGTACTTCCTCTGCATTTGATGTCACAACAAAG GGAATACTTCACTCCGCTCTTCATAACCAATACTGGAGGTTAATAGATCCTCAAGGTAAACCAACTGGAGTTCTGGGATGGTGGCCCTCTCGTGCTGTCACGTTTTTGGAGAACCACGACACAGGATCAACACAG GGCCATTGGCCGTTTCCGCGAGATAAGCTTACGCAGGGTTACGCTTACGTCCTGACGCATCCTGGAACA CCTGTCATTTTCTATGACCATTTATACGACTTTGGTCTCCATGACATCCTAACCGAGCTAATAGATGCTCGGAGAAGGGCCGGGATCCATTGCCGGAGTTCTGTGAAGATATACCACGCGAACAATGAAGGCTACGTTGCACAGATAGGTGATACACTGGTAATGAAGCTTGGAGATTTCGATTGGAACCCGTCGAAGGAAAACCATTTGGAAGGGAGCTGGCAGACGTTTGTTGACAAAGGGTCGGATTATAAATTGTGGGCACGACAATAG